In Entelurus aequoreus isolate RoL-2023_Sb linkage group LG13, RoL_Eaeq_v1.1, whole genome shotgun sequence, a genomic segment contains:
- the LOC133663520 gene encoding myelin protein zero-like protein 2 produces the protein MCVRGILLLCGLAASGVLQASGIRIYTAGDVEAVNGTDVRLKCTFQSSSAINPDVISISWSFRPLKPGREESVFHYQQKPYPPIEGIFRRRITWAGDVMGGDASIIIQEVKFTYNGTYMCQVKNPPDVHGTVGEIRLRVVTTASFSELLLLAFAVGGGIAVVVLLLIIIVSCRRCKRKRQRREGEVEAPRKEKKDPTVCHPMRAIHLYLSQTSIEIDSSDGMISDPSTKDSSSSSEGPSSGDDSSEDDMGSD, from the exons GCGTGCTGCAGGCCAGCGGGATCCGTATATACACAGCAGGGGATGTGGAGGCAGTCAATGGGACAGATGTTCGTCTGAAGTGTACGTTCCAGAGTTCATCTGCCATCAACCCCGATGTCATCAGCATCTCCTGGAGCTTCAGACCTCTCAAGCCAGGCCGTGAAGAATCG GTTTTTCACTACCAGCAGAAGCCTTACCCTCCAATAGAGGGCATTTTCAGGAGGCGAATCACCTGGGCAGGTGATGTCATGGGCGGTGATGCCTCCATCATAATTCAAGAAGTGAAGTTCACCTACAATGGCACTTACATGTGCCAAGTAAAGAACCCGCCAGATGTGCACGGCACTGTTGGAGAGATTCGACTACGTGTTGTCACTACAG CTTCCTTCTCTGAGCTTCTGCTGCTAGCGTTCGCCGTCGGGGGCGGGATCGCTGTTGTGGTTCTTCTCCTCATCATCATCGTGTCCTGTCGAAGATGCAAGAGGAAGAGACAGAGGCGGGAAGGGGAAGTGGAGGCTCCtcgtaaagaaaaaaaagatcctACAGTGTG CCACCCAATGAGGGCCATCCACCTGTACCTATCACAGACGTCCATAGAGATTGACAGTTCAGACGGAATGATCTCAGATCCCAGCACGAAAGATTCCAGCTCCTCCTCAGAGGGTCCGAGCTCAGGCGACGACAGCAGCGAAGACGATATGGGTTCGGACTGA